In the Candidatus Polarisedimenticolia bacterium genome, one interval contains:
- a CDS encoding PLP-dependent aminotransferase family protein, whose protein sequence is MTARAPGPPLARWTLALRRSALQDLLVATARPEVLSLALGLPAADLFPTAAVDEAIGRVLRADPRALQYGPSSSELRAFVARLMARRGVACEPEQVFLTAGAQQGMSLLARLLLDPGATIVLEESCYTGFQQAVSPHEPHIVTVPTSPATGIDVDALERALAGGLRPTLLYAMSDGHNPTGASLPREARRRLVDLARDHRMPILEDDAYGMLTYDREELPALRAFDSEWVLYLGSFSKTLAPGLRTGWVVVPERFIGPLASLKESSDIDTATLGQRAVAAFVASGGFEEHLERLRTEYARRRDALLAALNRSFPKDARWSVPRAGFFTWVDLPRGIDAWVLFEAALQREKVAFLPGGAFAAGDAAPATSSLRLSFSYSPPEVLQEGVARIARALESLHPAASGVPHD, encoded by the coding sequence ATGACGGCGCGCGCGCCAGGCCCCCCTCTCGCGAGATGGACGCTGGCGCTGCGGCGCTCGGCGCTGCAGGACCTGCTGGTGGCGACGGCGCGACCGGAGGTCCTGTCCCTGGCGCTCGGCCTGCCGGCCGCGGATCTCTTCCCGACGGCGGCGGTGGACGAGGCCATCGGCCGCGTCCTGCGCGCCGATCCGCGCGCCCTGCAGTACGGCCCCTCCTCATCGGAGCTGCGCGCTTTCGTCGCCCGGCTCATGGCCCGCCGGGGTGTCGCCTGCGAGCCGGAGCAGGTCTTTCTCACGGCCGGGGCGCAGCAGGGAATGTCGCTCCTGGCACGGCTGCTCCTCGATCCCGGCGCGACGATCGTCCTGGAGGAGAGCTGCTACACCGGCTTCCAGCAGGCGGTATCACCGCACGAGCCGCACATCGTCACGGTCCCGACCTCGCCCGCGACCGGAATCGACGTCGACGCGCTGGAGCGCGCGCTTGCCGGCGGATTGCGCCCGACGCTTCTGTACGCGATGTCGGACGGCCACAATCCCACCGGTGCTTCGCTGCCACGCGAGGCGCGGCGCCGGCTCGTGGATCTGGCGCGCGATCATCGCATGCCGATTCTTGAAGACGACGCCTATGGCATGCTGACCTACGACCGGGAGGAGCTTCCGGCGCTGCGGGCTTTCGATTCGGAATGGGTGCTCTACCTGGGATCGTTCTCCAAGACGCTGGCGCCAGGCTTGCGCACCGGCTGGGTGGTGGTGCCGGAGCGCTTCATCGGACCGCTCGCTTCGCTCAAGGAATCGAGCGACATCGACACGGCCACTTTAGGGCAGCGCGCCGTCGCCGCCTTCGTCGCCTCGGGCGGATTCGAGGAGCACCTGGAGCGCCTGCGGACCGAATACGCGCGCCGCCGCGACGCGCTGCTGGCTGCTCTGAACCGCTCATTTCCCAAGGATGCGCGCTGGTCGGTTCCGCGGGCCGGCTTCTTCACCTGGGTCGATCTCCCCCGCGGCATCGATGCCTGGGTCCTCTTCGAGGCGGCGCTGCAGCGCGAGAAGGTGGCTTTCCTTCCGGGCGGCGCCTTCGCTGCTGGCGACGCGGCCCCCGCGACCTCGTCCCTGCGGCTCAGCTTCAGCTACAGCCCGCCCGAAGTCCTGCAGGAGGGGGTGGCACGGATCGCCCGGGCCCTCGAATCGCTCCATCCGGCCGCCTCGGGGGTGCCGCATGACTGA
- the hppD gene encoding 4-hydroxyphenylpyruvate dioxygenase: MLRGIDHVEFYVGNAFASAYFFTRALGFRPLAEGGLETGLRDRTSFAVEQGDIRLVFTNSLAPNGPISDHTRLHGDGIRDVALAVDDAARAFRHCVERGATPVAEPHVATDESGRVIRAAIKSFGDTIHSLVQRDSYTGPFLPGFRPWKSRWAGKTASLAAIDHVAVCVEAGTLAQWIDYYAGVFGFHEAHHEDIVTERSAMNSKVMESENGTIKFPIMEPAPGRSKSQIDEYLDYHHGAGAQHLAMLSSDIAATVRVLREGGVDFLQTPGTYYDALPARVGDIEEDLKELRELNVLVDRDRWGYLLQVFSKPVTGRPTGFLEVVQRKGARGFGAGNVRALFEAVEREQAARGNL, from the coding sequence ATGCTTCGTGGGATCGATCACGTCGAGTTCTATGTCGGCAACGCTTTCGCCTCGGCCTACTTTTTCACGCGCGCGCTGGGCTTCCGCCCCCTGGCAGAGGGGGGGTTGGAGACGGGTCTGCGCGACCGCACCTCCTTTGCCGTCGAGCAGGGAGACATCCGGCTGGTGTTCACCAACTCGCTGGCGCCCAACGGCCCCATCTCCGATCACACACGCCTGCACGGCGACGGCATCCGCGACGTGGCGCTGGCGGTGGACGACGCGGCGCGCGCTTTCCGCCACTGCGTCGAGCGCGGCGCGACGCCGGTGGCCGAGCCGCACGTGGCCACCGACGAGTCGGGCCGCGTCATCCGGGCGGCGATCAAGTCGTTCGGCGACACGATCCATTCCCTGGTGCAGCGCGACAGCTACACCGGCCCCTTCCTGCCGGGCTTCCGCCCGTGGAAATCGCGCTGGGCGGGCAAGACGGCCAGCCTCGCGGCCATCGACCACGTGGCGGTGTGCGTGGAGGCGGGGACGCTCGCGCAGTGGATCGATTACTACGCCGGCGTGTTCGGCTTCCACGAAGCGCACCACGAGGACATCGTGACCGAGCGCAGCGCCATGAATTCCAAGGTGATGGAGAGCGAGAACGGCACGATCAAGTTTCCGATCATGGAGCCGGCGCCCGGCCGCTCCAAGTCCCAGATCGACGAGTACCTCGACTACCACCACGGCGCCGGCGCCCAGCACCTGGCGATGCTGTCCTCCGACATCGCCGCCACGGTGCGGGTCCTGCGCGAAGGGGGCGTCGATTTCCTGCAGACCCCCGGCACTTACTACGACGCGCTGCCGGCGCGCGTCGGCGACATCGAGGAGGACCTCAAGGAGCTACGGGAGCTGAACGTCCTGGTCGACCGCGACCGCTGGGGCTACCTCCTGCAGGTCTTCAGCAAGCCGGTGACCGGCAGGCCGACCGGCTTCCTCGAGGTGGTGCAGCGCAAGGGAGCCCGCGGCTTCGGCGCCGGCAACGTCCGGGCGCTGTTCGAGGCGGTCGAGCGCGAGCAGGCGGCGCGCGGCAACCTGTGA